The following proteins are co-located in the Streptomyces sp. DT2A-34 genome:
- a CDS encoding damage-control phosphatase ARMT1 family protein, whose product MPDRSDTPLAPVLLGNEPGSFPHSVLAERHPAIIRQVRESLPYDPEQQRALDALLANCTKGVIEPLPADAHDGGRWASWGADTCTGRSWFDVPWLWSESYFYRQLLEAVGYFTPGPWQGIDPFRPSKLAELDAPETDEELAALDALADRPADEQDRALLHGSLWGNRVDLGFRMSAAQHQASSDTPPLVADDSETLWSLLPPSGAATLCLIADNAGRELVPDLLLIAHLLTQGRVGRAVLHVKPYPYYVSDATHADVLDALRRLTQAPGAAATYGRVLWTAMTDGRLAVRAHPFAAAPLPFAAMPGDLREELAAATVTIVKGDLNYRRLVGDRLWPPTTPFTEVTAHFPGRVAALRTLKSDVITGLDARTEAALVAAEGQRWRTGGTHALIQVRT is encoded by the coding sequence ATGCCCGACAGGTCCGACACCCCGCTCGCACCCGTACTCCTCGGCAACGAACCCGGCTCGTTCCCGCACAGCGTGCTCGCCGAGCGGCATCCCGCGATCATCCGGCAGGTACGGGAGTCCCTCCCGTACGACCCCGAGCAGCAGCGTGCGCTGGACGCGCTCCTCGCGAACTGCACCAAGGGCGTGATCGAACCGCTCCCCGCCGACGCGCACGACGGGGGCCGCTGGGCGTCGTGGGGCGCCGACACCTGCACCGGCCGGTCCTGGTTCGACGTACCGTGGCTGTGGTCGGAGAGCTACTTCTACCGCCAACTCCTCGAAGCCGTCGGCTACTTCACTCCGGGCCCCTGGCAGGGCATCGACCCCTTCCGCCCCTCCAAGCTGGCCGAACTCGACGCCCCCGAGACGGACGAGGAACTCGCCGCCCTGGACGCCCTCGCGGACCGGCCCGCCGACGAGCAGGACCGGGCGCTGCTGCACGGGTCGCTGTGGGGCAACCGCGTGGACCTCGGATTCCGTATGTCGGCCGCGCAGCACCAGGCGTCCTCGGACACCCCGCCCCTGGTGGCCGACGACAGCGAGACCCTGTGGTCCCTGCTCCCGCCCTCGGGCGCCGCCACGCTGTGCCTGATCGCCGACAACGCGGGCCGCGAACTCGTCCCCGACCTGCTCCTCATCGCCCACCTCCTCACCCAGGGGCGCGTCGGACGGGCCGTCCTCCACGTCAAGCCGTACCCCTACTACGTCTCCGACGCCACGCACGCCGACGTGCTCGACGCCCTGCGCCGACTGACGCAGGCACCGGGCGCGGCCGCGACGTACGGCCGGGTGCTCTGGACGGCGATGACGGACGGCCGCCTCGCCGTCCGCGCCCACCCCTTCGCCGCCGCCCCGCTGCCGTTCGCGGCGATGCCCGGTGACCTCCGCGAGGAGCTCGCCGCGGCCACCGTCACCATCGTCAAGGGCGACCTCAACTACCGCCGCCTCGTCGGCGACCGACTGTGGCCGCCGACGACGCCGTTCACCGAGGTGACCGCCCACTTCCCTGGCCGGGTCGCCGCCCTGCGCACCCTGAAGTCCGACGTGATCACCGGCCTGGACGCCCGCACGGAGGCGGCGCTGGTGGCGGCGGAGGGGCAGAGGTGGCGGACCGGCGGGACACATGCGCTGATCCAGGTACGGACGTGA
- a CDS encoding ScbR family autoregulator-binding transcription factor, translating to MVRQLRAEQTRTTILTAAAELFDRHGYESTSLSDIVEHAQVTKGALYFHFAAKEDLAQAILELQSRASRQMATEMDGRGYSSLEALIRTTFGITRLSVEGPIPRAGLRLATGGVVIRPPLRHPYTELLDITTRKLLGAAKESDIHPDVDAEAAAHSLVCFFVGTRVVGRSLEPVARQPRRVAEMWHFMIRGLVPVPRRARYLALATQLERETRAV from the coding sequence ATGGTGAGGCAGTTACGCGCCGAACAGACCCGCACCACGATCCTCACAGCCGCCGCCGAACTGTTCGACCGTCACGGCTATGAATCGACCAGCCTCAGCGACATCGTCGAACACGCCCAAGTCACCAAGGGCGCCCTGTACTTCCACTTCGCGGCGAAGGAGGATCTCGCCCAGGCCATCCTGGAACTCCAGTCCAGAGCCTCCCGCCAGATGGCGACCGAGATGGACGGCAGGGGCTACTCCTCGCTGGAGGCCCTGATACGCACGACGTTCGGCATCACGCGTCTGTCCGTCGAAGGGCCGATACCCCGGGCCGGCCTGCGCCTGGCCACGGGGGGAGTGGTGATACGGCCGCCCCTGCGGCACCCCTACACCGAGCTGCTGGACATCACCACCCGCAAACTCCTCGGCGCCGCCAAGGAGTCCGACATCCATCCGGACGTCGACGCCGAGGCCGCGGCGCACTCCCTCGTCTGCTTCTTCGTCGGTACCCGCGTCGTCGGCCGCTCCCTCGAACCCGTGGCACGCCAGCCCCGCAGGGTGGCCGAGATGTGGCACTTCATGATCCGCGGCCTGGTCCCGGTACCCCGCCGGGCCCGCTATCTCGCGCTCGCGACACAGCTGGAGCGGGAGACCAGAGCCGTATGA
- a CDS encoding ScbA/BarX family gamma-butyrolactone biosynthesis protein, producing the protein MPHPRQFATIPLAETPRVTDGLTATVPRQLVHRASVAETFLTGATSTGTDRFTVFAQWPRAHQLHVSPDRSAYEPLLVAETVRQVGALLAHTAYDVPLGHQFVLRELRITTRPERLAVGAAPAEPVLHITVSDVDHRGGRPAGFRYDADIRLGGERVATGHIAVTWTSEAVYRRLRGGRTATTVSAPPVPPGLPPAEVDRALPADVVLAPTGQPGRWQLRVDTAHAVFFDHPLDHVPGMLLLEAARQAARARRRGSRRRPVSFRAVFHQYAELDQLTWIEAVDGESANGDAVQVLGRQGESTVFECEVGTEGR; encoded by the coding sequence ATGCCTCATCCGCGGCAATTCGCCACGATCCCGCTCGCCGAGACCCCGAGGGTGACGGACGGCCTGACCGCCACCGTACCCCGTCAGCTGGTCCATCGCGCCTCCGTCGCTGAAACGTTTCTCACCGGGGCGACCAGCACCGGCACCGACCGGTTCACCGTCTTCGCCCAGTGGCCGCGCGCACACCAGTTACACGTGTCGCCGGACCGCTCGGCGTACGAACCGCTCCTGGTCGCCGAGACCGTCCGCCAGGTCGGCGCACTCCTCGCGCACACCGCCTACGACGTGCCGCTGGGCCACCAGTTCGTGCTCAGGGAGCTGCGGATCACCACCCGGCCCGAGCGGTTGGCCGTCGGCGCCGCGCCCGCCGAACCCGTCCTCCACATCACGGTCTCCGACGTCGACCACCGCGGCGGCCGCCCGGCCGGATTCCGCTACGACGCGGACATACGGCTCGGTGGCGAACGCGTCGCGACCGGGCACATAGCCGTCACCTGGACGAGCGAGGCGGTCTACCGCCGGCTGCGCGGCGGCCGCACCGCGACCACCGTGTCCGCGCCGCCCGTCCCACCCGGTCTGCCGCCCGCCGAGGTGGACCGCGCCCTGCCCGCGGACGTCGTCCTCGCCCCGACCGGCCAGCCCGGCCGCTGGCAGCTGCGAGTTGATACCGCACATGCTGTTTTCTTCGACCATCCGCTCGATCATGTGCCCGGAATGCTGCTGCTGGAGGCTGCCCGCCAGGCCGCACGGGCCCGCCGGCGCGGCAGCCGACGGCGGCCCGTCTCGTTCCGTGCCGTCTTCCATCAGTACGCCGAACTCGACCAGCTCACCTGGATAGAGGCGGTCGACGGGGAGAGCGCGAACGGCGACGCCGTCCAAGTCCTGGGACGGCAGGGAGAGTCGACGGTTTTCGAGTGCGAGGTGGGAACCGAGGGGCGGTGA
- a CDS encoding ScbR family autoregulator-binding transcription factor: protein MARQERAIRTRKVILEAAGAVFDEHGYTATTIAMVLERAEVTKGALYFHFPSKESLAQAVLDEQLSLGAVPPQPCKLQELVDITFVFGQRLLSNSLLKGSVRLAVDQCAPPGVDHSGPFRQWADHLLGILERARAQGELLPTVQPRQTVELVVGAFAGIQLMSRALNDRDDLAERISVLWGHLLPSIALPGLLTGIDREPDRGLRVLAALDAADVEPVAMDLSAH, encoded by the coding sequence ATGGCGAGGCAGGAGCGCGCCATCAGAACGCGGAAGGTCATCCTGGAGGCCGCGGGCGCGGTCTTCGACGAGCACGGGTACACCGCGACGACCATCGCGATGGTCCTGGAGCGGGCCGAGGTGACCAAGGGCGCCCTGTATTTCCACTTCCCCTCGAAGGAATCCCTCGCCCAGGCCGTGCTGGACGAGCAGCTCTCGCTCGGCGCGGTGCCGCCACAGCCGTGCAAGCTGCAGGAACTCGTCGACATCACCTTCGTGTTCGGGCAGCGGCTGCTCAGCAACTCGCTGCTCAAGGGCAGTGTGCGGCTGGCGGTGGACCAGTGCGCGCCGCCCGGTGTCGATCACTCCGGGCCGTTCCGGCAGTGGGCGGACCATCTGCTCGGGATACTCGAACGGGCCCGTGCCCAGGGCGAGTTGCTGCCCACGGTGCAGCCCAGGCAGACGGTGGAGCTGGTGGTCGGCGCGTTCGCGGGCATCCAGCTGATGTCCCGGGCCCTGAACGACCGCGACGATCTGGCCGAACGGATATCGGTCCTGTGGGGACACCTCCTGCCGAGCATCGCGCTACCGGGCCTGCTGACCGGCATCGACCGGGAGCCCGATCGCGGGCTGCGCGTGCTGGCCGCCCTCGACGCCGCGGACGTCGAACCGGTCGCCATGGACCTGTCCGCACACTGA